A single Dermacentor variabilis isolate Ectoservices chromosome 9, ASM5094787v1, whole genome shotgun sequence DNA region contains:
- the LOC142557724 gene encoding uncharacterized protein LOC142557724, with product MAASVHACCPTPLQPRERRLSAQAELGTGAHPRPPRPRSHVAAEQQTPGEQRRSAVERLEETKAQYVKSERVLDSRQGLRSRRSEGATFEPPLLARSPSAYELVERLRASPPAALLARAPSLKLRRAPSPPMRARALSETQARRLLRPTRTDQDVQHQLRRLIAGDTPPSLTQSSGLAVVHKSLPDLSPSRTRRASTELRTAGDLYGEQCPVYSRDRYYRKPRPSSETVVGRSLSFRPLDLPSRNCGLRAEAAASSRRPVLRSKSDVAHRSQPDLGTGARDMQRSLPDRFFDTLGLDASTWHSVLSPSSGSGSSRYFDSISSADSLGRSCSLAGSDSSSVGGGCGGVEGCAGLRNRDLIDHGPAETSIVEKNARVIKWLFNCRRATIGS from the exons ATGGCAGCTTCGGTGCATGCCTGCTGCCCAACACCGCTGCAGCCACGCGAGCGGCGACTCTCTGCGCAAGCTGAACTTGGTACTGGGGCACACCCACGGCCACCCAGGCCACGCAGCCATGTAGCAGCTGAGCAGCAGACTCCTG GCGAGCAGCGACGTAGTGCAGTGGAACGCCTGGAGGAGACTAAGGCACAGTACGTCAAGTCGGAACGAGTGCTGGACAGTCGTCAGGGGCTGCGCAGCCGTCGTTCCGAGGGCGCCACATTCGAGCCACCTTTGCTGGCGCGGTCGCCCTCAGCCTACGAACTTGTTGAGCGGCTCAGGGCCTCTCCGCCAGCAGCTCTGCTTGCACGAGCACCCTCCCTGAAGCTCCGGCGAGCCCCGTCTCCGCCCATGCGTGCGCGTGCCTTGTCCGAGACGCAGGCGAGGCGGCTGCTTCGTCCAACTAG GACCGACCAAGATGTACAGCACCAGCTAAGGCGACTCATTGCTGGTGACACTCCACCATCCCTTACTCAGTCATCCGGTCTGGCTGTGGTTCATAAGAGCCTGCCAGATCTCTCACCATCCCGAACACGGCGTGCCAGCACGGAGCTTCGAACAGCCGGTGATCTGTACGGTGAGCAGTGTCCGGTTTACAGCAGAGACCGCTACTATCGCAAGCCCCGACCTTCATCGGAAACGGTTGTGGGCCGGAGCCTTTCATTCCGGCCCCTCGACCTGCCGAGCCGAAACTGCGGTCTCAGAGCAGAGGCAGCTGCCTCTTCCAGGCGACCCGTGCTACGTTCCAAGTCCGATGTGGCACACCGCAGCCAACCGGATTTGGGGACAGGAGCCCGGGACATGCAGCGGTCACTCCCCGACCGCTTCTTCGACACCCTAGGCTTGGATGCAAGCACGTGGCACAGCGTCCTCTCACCATCATCAGGGTCAGGCTCGTCGCGCTACTTTGACAGCATCAGTTCTGCAGACTCATTGGGCCGGTCCTGTAGTCTGGCCGGCAGTGACTCGTCTTCAGTGGGCGGTGGCTGCGGTGGGGTCGAAGGCTGTGCGGGCCTGCGCAACCGAGACCTCATTGACCACGGTCCAGCCGAGACGTCCATCGTGGAGAAGAATGCCAGGGTGATAAAGTGGCTTTTCAATTGCCGTAGGGCGACCATTGGCTCCTGA